ACGTTAGgacatgttttttattttaaatagggaGTAGGTATTCTTATTATGTAATTATATACTAGGTAAGTaaggtataggtacttaatcatacttattacttaattataattatttaaacaatAACATTAGGTTCGTAGGTATTAACTACTTATATAACTTGGCCCGAAGTAGGTAAAGGACAAATGTTATTGAATGCGCGTTGGATGTCTCCTCTGGCGGTTCGGATGATGGCTACCCTGGTGATGCCATCCCGGCCCGGCTGCGTCGCGACGATCTTGCCCAGCCTCCACCGGCAGGGTGGCAGGCGCTCTTCTCGCACCAGGACGACGGTGCCGACTGCGAGGCTTGGGCCGCGCGCGCTCCTCCACTTCGTGCGCTCCTGCAGCGTTCCGATGTAGTCACGTGACCAGCGCCGCCAGAAGTCCTGGGTGATTTGTTGCAAAAGTTGATAGTGAGTTAATCGGTTTTTTGGTACATTGTTATAATCTTCATCAGGAAGTGAATTTGGTGCTTTTCCAATTAAAAAGTGAGCTGGCGTGAGGACAGGATAGTCAGGATTTGAAGTAGGTAAGGGACACAATGGCCTAGAATTGACTATCGATTCTACCTGATTTAGGATAGTTACAAATTGTTCATAAGTTAACAGAGATAACCCTAACACTCTTTTTAAATGATATTTGGTAAGTTTTATACTAGATTCCCATAGTGACCCCATATGAGGTGTATAGACAGGAATAAAACTCCATTTTATGCCCTCGTCTGCGCAATGAGATGCTAGTTCGCTCGAGCTGTCCTGTAGATATTTTTGCAAATCTTTCAGTTCGTTACTAGCCCCATGAAAAGTTGTTGAATTGTCACTCACCAACTCCTTCGGTTTACCTCTCCTGGCGATGAACCGTCGCAGTGCCGCCAGGAAGTTGGCTGACTCGAGCCCTGTAATTAATTCGAGATGAATTGCCTTTGttgcaaaacaaataaatactgCAATATAGCACTTATAGACCTTGTAACCACGTCCTGTCCTATCTCTAATGTTATAAGGTCCTCCATAATCGATACCCGTGATAGCAAAGGGGGGGGATGGGTTAACCCTCGAGGGGGGTAAGTCTCCCATTATAGGGTTAGTAGTCTTTGGATTTGCTCTAAAACACGGAACgcatttatttacaatttttgaaGCTAACATTCTACCTTTAGTTGGCCAGATGCGCTCGCGAATAGTTGATAGTAATAACTGAGGGCCAGCGTGCAGAGTACGTATGTGTGCGTTTTCCATCAGTATTTTGGTAAACGTGTGTTCGTGACTTAGTATTAAAGGGTGCTTTTTTTCATATGCATAATGCGAAAGACCGATTCGTCCGCCTACGCGAATGAGTCCGTCCTTCATGAATGGGTGTAAAGATAATATTTTGGATTTGTTAAGAACCGGTTTGTTATTTTGCAACAATTTATATTCGTGTGGAAATGATTCCATTTGTGAATGTCTGATTAATGTGTGATccgatttttttaattcttcTACGGACAATGGTCCTGATAGTTttttatttggattaattgttcgtgttttattttttgtgttataTATAAATCGAAGTATGTATGCTAATACATGAATAAGTGTTTTATCACTAGACCACCTGTGAAAAAGGTATTGTATCGTGTCGTTAGATTCTGTGTTAATAGCCAAGGTGAGTGTTATGTCTACGTCGCTCTCGGCCTCGGGTATGTGATCCAGTGACTTAGAATCGTGGGTTGGCCATGTGTCAGAACTCTGGCTTAACCACACGGGCCCGGACCACCATAACTGGTTGGTTTCCAGCTTGCCTGGTGCTACCCCTCGGGACAAAAGGTCGGCGGGGTTCTCCTCCGAGCGGACCCAGGACCAGTCTTGCTTGTTTGTAAGTGATAATATTTTTGTGACTCTGTTACTAACAAAACAAGTTAATTTAATGTTACTATTTTTAATCCAACACAAAGTTATTTTTGAATCTGACCACAGGTTGATTCCGGAAAGGTCACATTTTAATGCTCGTTTTACTTTGTCTACATGTGTTGCGAGAAGTAAACTGGAACAAAGTTCCAAATTTGGAACAGTTTGGGATTTAATTGGTgtgatttttgattttgaatAAAGTAGGTGAACTTGGACGTTTCCTACCCTATCGCTCGATCGTATATAAATGGCAGCGCCATAGGCTTTAATACTGCTGTCACAAAATCCATGAATTTGTATCGTTACATAATTAGGTATGACTGTACATCTCGAAATTTTTAATTGgtttaataaaaacaagtcTCGATAGAATGTGTTCCATTCTTGGATCAAGTCTTGTGTTAATTCGGTATCCCAATCTAATTGAGCCTTAAATAATTtttggataaatattttggCTACTACAATGACTGGTCCTGTCAGGCCTAGGGGGTCAAAAATGGACGAAATTACCCCTAGTACCTTTCTTTTGGTGATTGGGTGTGAAATTTGGTTTTCTTTAATGGTATACATAAGCTCATCTGAGTCACTAGACCACGCTAAACCCAGGACCTTATGTGTTTTATCTCCAAATTCGGTGGTAGATGTGTTTTGGTGTGTATGTGTTTCGCTCACCCGTTTTATGATGGCTTCGGAGTTGGACTTCCATTTCCGCAGCGTGAAGTTGGCTCCTCGCAGGATCTCGTTCACCTGTGATGCAGTTTCGGCTACCTGATTCTCGTCGTCACCGCCGGCGATAAAATCGTCCATGTAGAACTGGTTCGCTATGGCCTCTGCAGCTGCTGGAAATGTGTGTTGGTTCTCGTTTGACAATTGTAACAAACATCTGGTTGCAATATGTGGTGCTGACTTTAAGCCGAAACTTAATGTAGTCAGCATATAAATTTGGAGTCGTTGGTGAGTATTTTCACGCCAAAATATGCATTGTAGGTATTGTTGAtttggttttaaataaatacatctgTACATTTTTTGTATGTCAGCGTTAATAACATATTGGTACTTTCGGAACCGTAGAAGTATATTTATAAGTTCGTCCTGTATTATTGAGCCTTTGTATTGGATATCATTCAATGAAACGCCGTTATCGGTCCTGCATGAGCAGTCAAAAACAATACGAATCGGGGTAGAGGGGGAGTCGCGAAAAATAGCCTGGTGGGGTAGAAAATTACATGGGCCATCATAATTATCTCGTAATTTAATCATATGGCCAGCTTGTTCGAACTCGCGCATGAAATTCACATATTTATCTTTAAATTCGGGGTTCCGCTCGAACTTAGTCTCTAACGTTTTGAACCTCCGGTATGCTATGTGCCTAGATTGACCTAGCTTGGTAGGTGGCTGCTTTAATGGaagttcaatttcaaaattaCCTTCAGAGTTGTGAGTGTGGGTTTTCATAAATATATCCTCACATTGTTTTTCATCATAAGGTAAATTTGGTGCGGAACCCTCCTCTATTTCccaaaacttttttaattggGTTTCAACTGTAATTTTACATTGAATAGCAGAATCGGATTTTTTATGTACGGGACCCGTAACTAACCACCCCAGGCGTGAGCGTCTCAGAACCGGTAATCCAGGCCCGAGCGAGTATTTGCCGGTGAGAAGTAAATCGAAAAATATTTCGCCACCGATCAGCAAATCTACAGCTTGAGCTAAGTTAAATTCGTCATCTGCTAATTTATAACGCGGCGGAATGTGCCAACGTTGCACGTTTGGTATTTCAATATTGGTTGTACAAACAGTAGGCGAAATAAAACAGGACAAATTAGTCGTAAAGGTTCCGTCTAAGGAATGCAATGTTATGTCACACGATTCTAGGACAGTAGACACTTTTTCATTGAAACCTATGACATTTAAGGCATGTTGTTGTTTAGgtaattgtaacttttttaCCGCGTTTTGGGTAATAAAGTTTTCTTGCGAGCCATTGTCTAAAAATGCCTTCATTTTATGCACATTGTTATGCTTATCCCTAACAAGCACTTGGGCTGTTGTGAGGAAAACTGACCTATTTCGAGTATTGTTTGCTTGTTTTCCGATCAGGGTGTTATTAGACAAGGCGGTCTCGATTTGACTAGAACTCGGTTGTTCGTCGGTTAATGTTGAGATTGGTAATCGCGTTGGTGCGGGGTTACTACCTATATGAGTGTTGGTATTTGGTTTGTGTAGTAACGTATGATGCTTGCCCTTGCATACTCGACATGTACTGGCCCTGCAGTTTGTTAAGACATGCGTCGCGGACAAACAATTAAAGCATAATCGTAATTTATTCACGGCTCGGATTCGCGCGATCACGTTTAATGCACTAAACTTTGGACACTGGTTAATGTAATGCGTACTCGAACAATATGGACACTGGTTAGGTTTAAATTGTTTGGAGGTTACCTTAATAGGTTCGGACGTGGTTACCATGGCCTTCTTGGAAGTGCTGGGTGCGTCCGATGGTACTGCTGGGCTGGTCGCTTCCAGCCGGTCAGCTCGGTTCTTTAGGAAGGTTTTGAAGTCCTGCAACGAAGGCAATTTTCTCAAATCAACACTATTTTCCCACTTAGATTGCAGTCGACTGTCTAACTTTTTAACTAGTAAGTGAATAATTGCGAGATCCCAATTTTCGGTAGGTACATTTAATGAACGCAAGGATCTCAAATGTTTGGAAATATTATCGCACAGACCTCTAAGACCTGAAGGAGTTGACGGTACGGGTTCCACATCGAACAAGG
Above is a window of Cydia splendana chromosome Z, ilCydSple1.2, whole genome shotgun sequence DNA encoding:
- the LOC134804282 gene encoding uncharacterized protein LOC134804282 isoform X1, with protein sequence MANETEISKRTLEELEIRQLKNKRGVYKRKLTVFKKFIEKIDSSALTAEIIVDISLRIDQLPKLYNDFSEIQDRIETLCSEEGDIEAQEAERESFENTFYRLSAKGKLLAKIDNESIPNDHSPQAPQQQPLGESIKYPEISLPSFDGDLTQWLQFRDTFDALVNQASLAPIVKYKYLRSCLRDGALEVISSLDFSEEGYTLAWQMLCERYNNPKRLVSNHMRALFDVEPVPSTPSGLRGLESANFLAALRRFIARRGKPKELVSDNSTTFHGASNELKDLQKYLQDSSSELASHCADEGIKWSFIPVYTPHMGSLWESSIKLTKYHLKRVLGLSLLTYEQFVTILNQVESIVNSRPLCPLPTSNPDYPVLTPAHFLIGKAPNSLPDEDYNNVPKNRLTHYQLLQQITQDFWRRWSRDYIGTLQERTKWRSARGPSLAVGTVVLVREERLPPCRWRLGKIVATQPGRDGITRVAIIRTARGDIQRAFNNICPLPTSGQVI
- the LOC134804282 gene encoding uncharacterized protein LOC134804282 isoform X4, whose product is MWNPYRQLLQVLEDFKTFLKNRADRLEATSPAVPSDAPSTSKKAMGSSQPTSWRHCDGSSPGEVNRRSWTSGGAGHVTTSERCRSARSGGARAAQASQSAPSSWCEKSACHPAGGGWARSSRRSRAGMASPG
- the LOC134804282 gene encoding uncharacterized protein LOC134804282 isoform X3, which encodes MWNPYRQLLQVLEDFKTFLKNRADRLEATSPAVPSDAPSTSKKAMVTTSEPIKGSSQPTSWRHCDGSSPGEVNRRSWTSGGAGHVTTSERCRSARSGGARAAQASQSAPSSWCEKSACHPAGGGWARSSRRSRAGMASPG